One segment of Ascidiaceihabitans donghaensis DNA contains the following:
- a CDS encoding flavin-containing monooxygenase → MTNVVNNRACIVGAGPGGLALARAFKNLGIAFDVFERHSEVGGVWDLENPGTPMYDSAHFISSKTHSYFSDFPMPDHYPDYPSNRQIFDYMKNFARHYNLYDHITFNTEVTQTTFANEMWNVTLAHGETRQYRWMVCVSGTTWHPKMPAWASQTDAFDGEVRHANSFRHMDEFRGKRVLVVGAGNSGCDIACDAAVAGDAAFISVRRGYHFVPKHIMGKPADVFGDEGPHMPMWLAQRVFGGLLRFLNGDIRRFGLPKPDHKIFESHPIVNSQVLHYLGHGDLLAKGDVERLDGKEVVFKDGSREAVDIVLCATGYEWKVPYVDPAAFSWKGDRPDNYLHMFSRANKQLFGLGFTETNGGIYKLFDGMADLIARNIRAQRDTPSEWQKLSARIQDHTPDLTGGVKYVESDRHATYANIDALKREYKSLRKHMGWQDPQDGYFNSPATRAAASVLEAAE, encoded by the coding sequence ATGACAAACGTGGTAAACAACAGAGCCTGTATTGTCGGTGCTGGGCCAGGGGGGCTGGCATTGGCGCGGGCTTTCAAAAACCTCGGTATCGCTTTCGATGTGTTCGAGCGGCACAGCGAAGTGGGCGGTGTTTGGGATCTCGAAAACCCCGGCACGCCGATGTACGATTCTGCGCATTTCATCTCGTCCAAGACGCATTCGTATTTTTCAGACTTTCCGATGCCGGATCACTACCCGGACTATCCGTCGAACCGTCAGATTTTTGACTATATGAAGAATTTTGCCAGACATTATAACCTGTACGATCACATCACTTTCAACACCGAAGTCACGCAGACCACGTTTGCAAACGAGATGTGGAATGTGACGCTGGCGCACGGCGAGACGCGGCAGTATCGCTGGATGGTTTGTGTCTCAGGCACGACATGGCACCCCAAAATGCCTGCATGGGCATCACAAACAGATGCGTTTGACGGCGAAGTGCGCCACGCCAACAGCTTCCGGCACATGGATGAATTCCGTGGCAAAAGGGTGCTGGTTGTCGGTGCGGGTAATTCCGGTTGTGACATTGCATGTGACGCGGCTGTGGCGGGCGATGCGGCCTTCATCAGTGTGCGGCGCGGCTACCATTTTGTACCCAAACATATCATGGGCAAGCCTGCGGATGTTTTTGGCGATGAAGGCCCGCATATGCCGATGTGGCTGGCACAACGTGTTTTTGGCGGTTTGTTGCGGTTTCTAAACGGGGACATTCGTCGGTTTGGCCTACCCAAGCCGGACCACAAGATTTTTGAAAGCCATCCAATCGTAAATTCACAAGTGCTGCATTATCTCGGCCATGGTGATCTGCTGGCCAAAGGGGATGTGGAACGGCTGGATGGCAAAGAAGTGGTGTTCAAAGATGGCAGTCGCGAAGCGGTCGATATCGTGCTGTGTGCGACCGGATATGAATGGAAAGTACCCTATGTGGACCCCGCCGCCTTTAGTTGGAAGGGCGACCGCCCTGACAACTATCTGCACATGTTCAGCCGCGCGAACAAACAGCTTTTCGGGCTTGGCTTTACCGAAACGAATGGTGGAATTTACAAGCTGTTTGACGGGATGGCAGACCTTATCGCGCGTAACATTCGCGCCCAGCGGGACACCCCATCAGAGTGGCAAAAGCTAAGTGCTCGTATTCAGGACCACACACCCGACCTGACGGGTGGTGTGAAATACGTCGAAAGCGACCGCCATGCGACTTATGCCAACATCGACGCCCTGAAGCGCGAATACAAAAGCCTGCGCAAGCACATGGGCTGGCAAGATCCGCAAGACGGATATTTCAACTCACCCGCAACCCGTGCCGCAGCTTCGGTTCTGGAGGCCGCAGAATGA
- a CDS encoding TetR/AcrR family transcriptional regulator, translating into MSDTPIEVRKRPVQARSKARVEAILDAARDIISEIGSDGMKMSVLAHRAGVPIGTVYQFFPNKSAVIYTLVTDIMQQMHTALQAQMEGIQSLDDASGRIDQMVRGYYQFLKDEPVMRDILGSTQGDKKLQALDQEDSRTNGAMMFEHMKPFVSQQDHKRLKVVLFLNAHLTGSLTRLAVTEDAEMAETLLQIFVKRLQDDLLSFKQV; encoded by the coding sequence ATGTCGGATACCCCTATCGAAGTGCGCAAGCGCCCCGTGCAAGCCCGCAGCAAAGCGCGGGTCGAAGCGATCTTGGATGCGGCACGCGATATCATTTCCGAAATTGGCAGCGACGGGATGAAAATGAGCGTCCTCGCACACCGCGCCGGTGTTCCTATCGGGACCGTTTACCAGTTTTTCCCCAATAAAAGTGCGGTCATATACACACTGGTCACAGATATCATGCAGCAGATGCACACGGCATTGCAGGCGCAAATGGAGGGCATCCAAAGCCTTGATGACGCATCCGGCCGCATTGACCAGATGGTGCGCGGTTACTATCAATTTTTGAAAGACGAACCCGTGATGCGCGATATTCTGGGTTCAACGCAGGGCGACAAAAAACTTCAAGCTCTGGACCAAGAGGACAGCCGCACAAACGGGGCGATGATGTTTGAACACATGAAGCCCTTTGTTTCACAGCAAGACCATAAGCGCCTTAAGGTTGTTCTTTTTCTAAATGCGCATCTGACAGGTTCGTTAACCCGCCTTGCTGTGACGGAAGATGCGGAAATGGCAGAGACCTTGCTACAGATATTCGTGAAAAGGCTGCAAGATGATCTTTTGTCGTTCAAGCAGGTCTAA
- a CDS encoding SDR family NAD(P)-dependent oxidoreductase — MKTVLITGAAGGVGLALAKSFASQGHALVLTDRNAAALAATAAKVGSKTEQIIADLRDASDLQRLGARIESPEAPIDILVNNAGIIVPGPVGTLDADLMRAHIDVNMTAPMLLSAAAARAMKQRRSGYIFSIMSMAAMGPMKDSAAYSASKFGLRGFMASLSLELHPYGVGVGGVFPSAIDTPMLAAEMASPDGSPLNFVGNAKPMPPHDVAAAVMKAMEKGRLETCLPASDGFFGGVLMLFPSLLRPVLSYLEKGGQKKKQAYLQGLQTK, encoded by the coding sequence ATGAAAACTGTTTTGATCACAGGGGCTGCCGGGGGCGTCGGTCTTGCGCTGGCCAAGTCTTTTGCCAGCCAAGGTCACGCGCTTGTGCTGACTGACCGCAACGCCGCTGCACTTGCCGCAACTGCTGCAAAAGTTGGCAGCAAAACAGAGCAAATCATCGCGGACTTGCGCGATGCATCCGATTTGCAACGCCTTGGTGCGCGCATTGAAAGCCCTGAAGCGCCGATTGATATTCTGGTCAATAATGCAGGTATCATCGTGCCGGGGCCGGTTGGAACGTTGGACGCTGATCTGATGCGTGCGCACATTGACGTCAACATGACCGCACCCATGCTGCTCAGTGCGGCCGCGGCCCGCGCGATGAAGCAGCGGCGTTCGGGTTATATCTTTTCCATCATGTCGATGGCGGCGATGGGCCCTATGAAAGACAGCGCAGCTTATTCAGCGTCAAAATTCGGGCTGCGTGGGTTCATGGCGTCATTGTCCCTGGAATTGCATCCTTATGGCGTTGGTGTCGGCGGTGTTTTTCCAAGTGCCATTGATACCCCGATGCTGGCGGCCGAAATGGCAAGCCCTGACGGTTCACCTTTGAATTTTGTCGGCAATGCCAAACCCATGCCCCCGCACGATGTCGCCGCCGCTGTGATGAAGGCGATGGAAAAAGGCAGACTGGAGACGTGTTTGCCTGCCAGCGACGGGTTCTTTGGCGGGGTGCTTATGTTGTTTCCCAGCCTGTTGCGCCCAGTGTTGTCATATCTTGAGAAAGGCGGGCAGAAGAAAAAGCAGGCATATTTGCAAGGGCTTCAAACCAAGTAA